The nucleotide sequence GAGGCGGTGGCGGGTTCCTACGCCCAGTCCAAGGCGCTGGCAGCATGGATCGCCAAGGTCCGCGCGGCCTGGCCCCAGCTGCACGTGGAGCACGTGGACTCGCTGGGCGTCTCGGAGGACCCGCAGATCGGCGACACCCTCCAGGTAAACGCCTACGTCGGGCTGCACAACCTCTCGCCGCAGGACGTCGCCGTCGAGGTGGCGTACGGGCAGGCAGCCGACAACGACGAACTGGCCAACGTGACGCTGGTGGAACTGGAAGCCAAGGAGGAACTCGGCAACGGCCGCTACCTCTTCGCCGGGTCCATCGTGATCGACCGCTCCGGTTCCTTCGGCTACACCGTTCGGGTGCTGCCCAAGCACGACGCCCTCGCGTCCAAGGCCGAGCTGGGCCTGATCGTCAACGCCTAGACGCTCCTGATGTAGCCCGCGGCGCAGTTGCGCCGCGGGCTACAGCAGCACAGCTATGACCGCCAGGTCCTTGCCGGCGTAGCTCTCGGCGTCCTGGAGGATCTCGCAGATGACGCCGAAGGTGCGGTCGCTGCGGAAGGCCGGCGGCACCTGCCAGATCACCGTCAGTGGCTCCGCGCCGTCGTCGGAAATGGCGTCAGCGAAGTCGTGGAGTGAGTCGTTGAGCGCATCCAGGTTCACGCCGAAGTGTTCCGGAAAGTCCAGGGCCTCGCCGAAGGCGGCAAGCACGGACTTCTTCGAATCGGCAGCCGGAACCAGCAGGCTGCGGCGGCCGGCGTCCGCCGCCTGGTCCTTCAGTTCCTCGAGGGTCCAGGTGTCGCCGGAGTAGATCTTCATGGTGCTATTTGCCTTCTGCTATGAACTTGAACGTTTCGTAGTGGTCTGCCGTGTAGTACTTGTCGCCGGCCTGTCCCGCCACGATCCTGCGGGCTCCCCGGTCCGATTCGCCGGGCGTGGGAACCGTGTACTCCTTGTAATACCCGCTGGCCTTGCGGGGCAGGATGCGCTCGAAGTTGCCGAACGTCACGCCGTCGCGCGTGTACGGGTAGGGTCCGCCCTGCCGGATCAGTGCGAGGGTCCGCCGGCCTTCGGCGGGCAGCTGGGACTCCCGGATGGCGGGGAGGCCGGCAGCGTTAGGTGCGCCGGTGGCTTTGGACGACGACGGCGGTGCTGCGGCGGGTGCCGACGTCGCGGAAGTGGGTGCCGGCGTCGAAAAGGCGGGGGCCGGCGTCGCGGTTTCCTGCAGTCCCGCGCTCTGCCCACCCGTCCCGGGGGGTGCGCCGCCCGGTGCGATGAAGAGGTTGAAGACTGCGAGGGCAGCGACGGCGAGCCCCAGCAGCAGCGTTCCGAGAGCCCAACGCCTGCGCATGCCTGTTTCCCCGAAGCCTATGTGCGGTAGATGTTGATGGTGTAGGCCTGCACCTCGTCAGGCTCGCCGGACGCGACGAGGGTGCCCTGGCGCCGGTCGTGAAGCTCGGACGTGGTGAGGCGAAGGTCGAACACCCGCTTGCCGGTGCCGTCGTCGTTGGCCACCCGTGGAAGGGTGACCTCGATGTCCTCGGGGCCGCCGTTGACCACGATGAGTCCGGCCACGGGTCCGTCGTCAGACCCGAGGAGCAGCTGAACTACCCGGTTCCCGTTGTCGTTCCAGCGGTCCATGGACATGGGCTGCCCGTTCCGGTCATACCAGTACAGATAGGAGCGGGCGTCGCGGACCGGGTAGTCGTGCGGCTGGGCGGCCAGGAACTCCCCGCGCAGCCGGATGACACGCTTGGTGCTGCGGAGCATGGCGTGGGATTCCGGCGTGCTGGTCCAGTCAACCCAGGTGAGCGGGTTGTCCTGGCAGTAAGCGTTGTTGTTGCCCTGCTGGGTGCGGCCGAGCTCGTCCCCCGCGGTGATCATGGGGACGCCGAGGGAAATCATGAGCGTGGCCATGAGGTTGCGCTTGCTTTGGGCCCGGCGGGCCAGGATGTCCTCGTCCTCGGTGCGACCTTCGAAACCGTGGTTGTAGCTGCGGTTGTCGCCGTGCCCGTCCCGGTTCTGCTCACCGTTCGCCTCATTGTGCTTGCGGTCGTAGGATACGAGGTCGGTCATGGTGAAGCCGTCGTGGGCGGTGATGTAGTTCAGCGAGGCCAGGCGCGTACGGCCCGACGGTTCGAACAGGCTGGCTGAACCTGACAGGGCATCGGCCAGCCGGGCCACGGATCCGCCCCGGCCGCCGTTGTCGAGGGCGGCCCGGTCGGCTACCCAGAAGGAACGCACAGCGTCGCGGTAGTGATCATTCCAGTCCACCCAGCCGACGGGGAAGCGTCCGGTCTGCCAGCCGCCGTATCCGATGTCCCACGGTTCGGCGAACAGCTTGACCTTGGAGAGCGAGGGGTCCCCGGCAACGGCTTTGAGGAAGTCGTGGTGGGGATCGAATTCGTTGGCTGCGTTCCGGCAGAGCGTGACGGCCAGGTCAAAGCGGAAACCATCAATGTGGAACTCGTCCACCCAGTACTTCAGCGAGTCCACCACCATTTGGATGACGCGCGGTTCGGCGAAGTTGAGTGTATTGCCGCAGCCCGTGGTGTCAACGTATTTGCCGTGGCCGTCGGTGCGGTAGTACTTCTGCTCGCCGAGCCCGCGGAAGCTCAGGGTGGGACCGTCCGGACCACCTTCTGCGGTGTGGTTGTAGACGACATCAAGGATGACCTCGATGCCGGCCGCATGGAGCAGCTTGACCATGTCCTTGAACTCATCCTGGACAGCCTGCGGCCCGGCTTCCTGGGCGGCCTTGGTGGCGTACGCGGGGTGCAGGGCAAAGAATGCGGCCGTGTTGTAGCCCCAGTAGTTGGTGAGGCCGAGGTTCTGGAGGTGTGGCTCGTCCAGGTGGAAGTGCACCGGCAGCAGTTGCAGGGCGGTAATGCCAAGTCCCGTGAGGTGCTCGATCATGGCGGGATGGGCCATGCCGGCGTACGTGCCGCGCAGCGCCTCTGGAATGTCCGGATGCAGCATGCTCTGCCCGCGGACATGTGCCTCGTAGACGATGGTGCTGCGCCACGGGGTGTCCGGCTTCTGGTCGCTGCCCCACTCGAAGTCGGAAGAAGTCCTGACGCTGGTCAGGAAGCCGTCGCGTTCGTCGACGGCGCGGCCGTAGGGGTCGAGCAACAGCGGCTGGCCGCCGTCGCCGTCAAAATCGACTGTGGGGACCGCAAGCGGGAGGGCCTGATCGCCTTTCGGGGAGGCTTTCGGAGCCGCGCGGAAGCCGTACCGGGTTCCCACCGGAAATCCGTCCACCACGCCGTGGTGGATACCGCTGGGGAGAGCGGACAGGGCGTGCAGGCGCCAGCTTTGCCCGGGTGCCTGGTACGCCACCTCGAGCGTGGTGATGCCGGGCGCATAGACCGCGACGCTTGCGCGGCTGCCGGATTTGCCCACCGGAGCGTGGCGCGCTTCGCGGACCCCGAGGGGAAAGGCCTGGGAGTCGTCCACCGTCAGGGCTGTGTCTAAGAGGGGCATTACCATCAATTAAAGCTTAGCCGTCACAGCAAAATAGCTGATCTTGTCCCGCATGTTACGCGTAGAGGGCTGTGGCGGCACTGCTGAATGCTAAATGACGCACTGACGTGGAGGTTTTCGTGAAGATTGCATTGGCCCAGATCATCACCGGAAGGGATATCGCCGGGAACCTCAGTGTGGTTGAGGAATACGCGCGCCGCGCCAAGGACGGCGGGGCTGAGATGGTCGTCTTCCCCGAGGCCACGATGCGCGCGTTCGGCAATTCCCTGCTGGACATCGCCGAACCCATAGACGGCCCCTGGGCCAGCCGTATCCGCTCGATAGCTGACGAGCTCGGGATCGTGATTGTTGCCGGAATGTTCACCCCCGGTTCACCATCCCCTGAAGGACAGACGAAAGTCCGCAACACGCTGCTGGTGACCGGGCCGGGCGTGGAAGCCAGCTACGACAAGGTGCACCTCTTCGACGCCTTCGGCTTCCTGGAGTCC is from Arthrobacter sp. QXT-31 and encodes:
- a CDS encoding barstar family protein; protein product: MKIYSGDTWTLEELKDQAADAGRRSLLVPAADSKKSVLAAFGEALDFPEHFGVNLDALNDSLHDFADAISDDGAEPLTVIWQVPPAFRSDRTFGVICEILQDAESYAGKDLAVIAVLL
- a CDS encoding ribonuclease domain-containing protein — encoded protein: MRRRWALGTLLLGLAVAALAVFNLFIAPGGAPPGTGGQSAGLQETATPAPAFSTPAPTSATSAPAAAPPSSSKATGAPNAAGLPAIRESQLPAEGRRTLALIRQGGPYPYTRDGVTFGNFERILPRKASGYYKEYTVPTPGESDRGARRIVAGQAGDKYYTADHYETFKFIAEGK
- the glgX gene encoding glycogen debranching protein GlgX, whose translation is MVMPLLDTALTVDDSQAFPLGVREARHAPVGKSGSRASVAVYAPGITTLEVAYQAPGQSWRLHALSALPSGIHHGVVDGFPVGTRYGFRAAPKASPKGDQALPLAVPTVDFDGDGGQPLLLDPYGRAVDERDGFLTSVRTSSDFEWGSDQKPDTPWRSTIVYEAHVRGQSMLHPDIPEALRGTYAGMAHPAMIEHLTGLGITALQLLPVHFHLDEPHLQNLGLTNYWGYNTAAFFALHPAYATKAAQEAGPQAVQDEFKDMVKLLHAAGIEVILDVVYNHTAEGGPDGPTLSFRGLGEQKYYRTDGHGKYVDTTGCGNTLNFAEPRVIQMVVDSLKYWVDEFHIDGFRFDLAVTLCRNAANEFDPHHDFLKAVAGDPSLSKVKLFAEPWDIGYGGWQTGRFPVGWVDWNDHYRDAVRSFWVADRAALDNGGRGGSVARLADALSGSASLFEPSGRTRLASLNYITAHDGFTMTDLVSYDRKHNEANGEQNRDGHGDNRSYNHGFEGRTEDEDILARRAQSKRNLMATLMISLGVPMITAGDELGRTQQGNNNAYCQDNPLTWVDWTSTPESHAMLRSTKRVIRLRGEFLAAQPHDYPVRDARSYLYWYDRNGQPMSMDRWNDNGNRVVQLLLGSDDGPVAGLIVVNGGPEDIEVTLPRVANDDGTGKRVFDLRLTTSELHDRRQGTLVASGEPDEVQAYTINIYRT